One Sphingomonas sp. FARSPH DNA segment encodes these proteins:
- the trbE gene encoding conjugal transfer protein TrbE: MMNLSEYRRTATRLADFLPWAALVGPGIVVNKDGSFQRTATFRGPDLDSAVAAELVAVAGRINNAFRRLGSGWSIFVEAQRSEADTYPASQFPDPASGLVDEERKAAFEEAGTHFVSGYFLTFLYLPPAEDAARAETWLYEGRERNGVDPHEVVRGFIDRTDRVLALLDGFMPECRWLDDPETLTYLHSTVSTNRHRVRVPETPVYLDALLTDQPLTGGLEPRLGDRHLRVLTIIGFPTATTPGLLDDLNRLAFPYRWSTRAILLDKTDATKLLTKIRRQWFAKRKSIAAILKEVMTNEASALVDTDAANKAADADMALQELGADAAGMAYVTATIVVWDADPRIADEKLRLAEKVIQGRDFTAMVETVNAVDAWLGSLPGHAYANVRQPPISTLNLAHMIPLSAVWAGPERDEQFDAPPLLYGKTEGSTPFRFSLHVGDVGHTLVVGPTGAGKSVLLALMALQFRRYDQAQVFAFDFGGSIRAAALAMGGDWHDLGGGLTEGDEFSVSLQPLARIDDTFERAWAADWLVAILMREGIAITPEVKEYLWTALTSLSTAPVGERTITGLSVLLQSNDLKQALRPYCVGGPYGRLLDAETEHLGAAGVQAFEIEGLVGTGAAPAALAYLFHRIGDRLDGRPTLLIIDEGWLALDDEGFADQLREWLKTLRKKNASVIFATQSLSDIDNSPIAPAIIESCPTRLLLPNERAIEPQITAIYRRFGLNDRQIEILARATPKRDYYCQSRRGNRLFELGLSEIGLALCAASSKSDQTRIAQIVAEHGRDGFLAAWLRARDVGWAVDLLPTFPTPIPQPEQESRS; this comes from the coding sequence GAAGCTGACACCTATCCCGCGAGCCAGTTCCCCGATCCGGCATCCGGTCTGGTGGACGAAGAGCGCAAGGCCGCGTTCGAGGAAGCGGGCACGCATTTCGTGTCGGGTTACTTCCTGACCTTCCTCTATCTGCCGCCGGCCGAGGACGCCGCCCGCGCCGAGACCTGGCTGTACGAGGGCCGCGAACGGAACGGCGTCGATCCCCATGAGGTGGTGCGCGGTTTCATCGACCGCACCGACCGCGTGCTGGCGCTGCTCGACGGCTTCATGCCGGAATGCCGCTGGCTGGATGATCCCGAGACGCTGACCTATCTCCACTCGACGGTATCGACCAACCGGCATCGCGTTCGCGTCCCCGAGACGCCCGTATATCTCGACGCGCTGCTCACCGACCAGCCGCTGACCGGCGGGCTGGAGCCGCGCCTGGGCGACCGGCATCTGCGCGTCCTCACCATCATCGGCTTCCCGACCGCGACGACACCGGGCCTGCTCGACGATTTGAACCGGCTGGCCTTTCCGTATCGCTGGAGCACGCGCGCGATCCTGCTCGACAAGACGGACGCCACCAAGCTGCTCACGAAGATCAGGCGGCAATGGTTCGCCAAGCGCAAGTCCATCGCGGCGATCCTGAAGGAGGTGATGACCAACGAGGCATCGGCGCTGGTCGATACGGATGCCGCCAACAAGGCCGCCGACGCCGACATGGCGTTGCAGGAGCTGGGGGCCGACGCGGCGGGCATGGCCTATGTCACCGCGACGATCGTGGTGTGGGATGCCGATCCCCGCATCGCCGACGAGAAGCTGCGCCTCGCCGAAAAGGTCATCCAGGGCCGCGACTTCACCGCGATGGTCGAGACGGTCAACGCGGTGGACGCCTGGCTCGGCAGTCTGCCCGGCCATGCCTATGCGAATGTCCGGCAACCGCCCATCAGCACGCTCAACCTCGCCCACATGATCCCGCTGTCGGCGGTGTGGGCGGGGCCGGAACGGGACGAGCAATTCGACGCGCCGCCCTTGCTCTACGGCAAGACCGAAGGCTCGACCCCGTTCCGGTTTTCCCTTCACGTCGGGGATGTCGGCCACACGCTCGTCGTCGGCCCGACCGGCGCGGGCAAGTCGGTGCTGCTGGCGCTCATGGCCTTGCAGTTCCGCCGCTACGACCAAGCCCAAGTCTTCGCCTTCGATTTCGGCGGCAGTATCCGCGCCGCCGCGCTCGCCATGGGCGGCGACTGGCACGACCTGGGCGGCGGGCTGACCGAGGGCGACGAGTTCTCCGTCTCGCTCCAGCCGCTCGCGCGGATCGACGACACGTTCGAACGCGCCTGGGCGGCCGATTGGCTGGTGGCGATCCTGATGCGCGAGGGTATCGCGATCACGCCGGAGGTGAAGGAATATCTCTGGACGGCGCTGACGTCGCTCAGCACCGCGCCGGTCGGGGAACGCACCATCACCGGCCTGTCGGTGCTGCTGCAATCCAACGACCTGAAACAAGCCCTTCGACCCTATTGCGTCGGCGGTCCCTATGGCCGCCTGCTCGACGCCGAGACCGAGCATTTGGGCGCGGCTGGCGTGCAGGCGTTCGAGATCGAGGGGCTGGTCGGCACCGGGGCCGCGCCCGCCGCGCTGGCCTATCTGTTCCATCGCATCGGCGACCGGCTGGACGGACGGCCGACCTTGCTCATCATCGACGAGGGCTGGCTGGCGCTCGACGATGAGGGGTTCGCCGACCAGCTCCGCGAATGGCTGAAGACGCTGCGCAAGAAGAACGCCAGCGTCATCTTCGCCACGCAGTCGCTGTCCGACATCGACAATTCGCCGATCGCGCCGGCCATCATCGAAAGCTGCCCGACGCGGCTGCTCTTGCCTAACGAACGTGCGATCGAGCCGCAGATCACCGCCATCTATCGCCGCTTCGGCCTCAACGACCGGCAGATCGAAATTCTCGCAAGGGCAACCCCGAAGCGCGACTATTACTGCCAGTCGCGGCGCGGCAATCGCCTGTTCGAGCTGGGCCTGTCCGAAATCGGCCTCGCGCTCTGCGCCGCATCCTCCAAATCCGACCAGACACGCATCGCGCAGATCGTCGCCGAGCACGGCCGCGACGGCTTTCTCGCCGCCTGGCTTCGCGCCCGTGATGTCGGCTGGGCGGTCGATCTTCTCCCGACCTTTCCGACGCCCATTCCCCAACCCGAACAGGAGTCCCGCTCATGA
- the trbJ gene encoding P-type conjugative transfer protein TrbJ: MILRRFRSRAVFTAASLLAVPLALSPIVTTPAYAIIVFDPSNYAQNVLQAARALQQINQQITSLQNEAQMLINQARNLASLPISSLQQIQQSVQRTQQLLSQAQNIAYNVQQIDQAFQTKYGNVSLSATDRQLVQDARSRWQNTVGGLQDAMKVQATVVGNIDTNRTEMSRLVGASQGATGALQATQAGNQLLALQAQQLADLTAVVAANGRAQALRDAEQATAAEQGQEQRRRFLTPGAGYTPGNAQMFNGH, from the coding sequence ATGATCCTTCGCCGTTTCCGCTCGCGCGCCGTGTTCACGGCCGCGTCACTGCTCGCCGTGCCGCTGGCCCTGTCGCCGATCGTCACCACGCCGGCCTACGCCATCATCGTGTTCGACCCGTCGAACTATGCACAGAACGTCCTCCAGGCTGCCCGCGCGCTCCAGCAGATCAATCAGCAGATCACCTCGCTCCAGAACGAGGCGCAGATGCTCATCAACCAGGCGCGCAATCTGGCGAGCCTGCCGATTTCGTCGCTCCAACAAATCCAGCAGTCGGTGCAGCGCACCCAGCAACTTCTCAGTCAGGCGCAGAACATCGCCTACAATGTCCAGCAAATCGACCAGGCGTTCCAGACCAAATACGGCAACGTCTCGCTGTCGGCTACCGACCGCCAGCTCGTGCAGGACGCGCGAAGCCGCTGGCAGAACACGGTCGGCGGCTTGCAGGATGCGATGAAGGTGCAGGCCACCGTCGTCGGCAATATCGACACCAACCGCACCGAGATGTCGCGGCTGGTCGGGGCGAGCCAGGGCGCAACCGGCGCGCTCCAGGCGACGCAGGCCGGCAACCAGCTTCTCGCGCTCCAGGCCCAGCAGCTCGCCGACCTTACCGCCGTCGTCGCCGCCAATGGCCGGGCGCAGGCACTGCGGGACGCCGAGCAGGCGACGGCCGCCGAACAGGGCCAAGAACAGCGCCGCCGCTTCCTGACGCCGGGCGCGGGCTACACGCCCGGCAACGCGCAGATGTTCAACGGCCACTGA
- the trbK-alt gene encoding putative entry exclusion protein TrbK-alt — protein sequence MLARLGAIVFVAIAITATAIELTRKEDAPASSPSRALQSDSDPLRERQRRCQQLGEAAASDAECLRVWAETRDRFLRRSTMPEGR from the coding sequence ATGCTGGCCCGCCTCGGCGCGATCGTGTTCGTCGCCATCGCGATCACGGCGACCGCGATCGAACTGACCCGCAAGGAGGACGCGCCGGCATCGTCGCCCTCGCGTGCGCTCCAATCCGACTCCGATCCGCTGCGCGAACGCCAGCGCCGGTGCCAGCAACTCGGGGAAGCGGCCGCGAGCGACGCGGAATGCCTGCGCGTCTGGGCCGAAACCCGCGACCGCTTCCTGCGCCGCTCGACCATGCCGGAAGGGAGATAG
- the trbL gene encoding P-type conjugative transfer protein TrbL — MGGAGVIDTFLGTFTRYIDTGFGLLGGEVGFIATTLIVIDVTLAALFWSWAGDDDIIARLVKKTLFVGVFAYLIGNWNNLAKIVFDSFAGLGLKASGTGFTAADLMRPGKVAQTGLDAARPLLDAISPLMGWISVFENLIQIVCLLFAWALVILAFFVLAIQLFVTLIEFKLATLAGFVLIPFGLFGKTAFMAERVLGNVISSGVKVLVLAVIVGIGSTLFSQFTQGFGGQTPTIDDAMAIVLAALSLVGLGIFGPGIASGLVSGGPQLGAGAAVGTGLAAGGMVMAGAGAVGLAARGGAAVLSGGAAAVRGGATAAGAASAAYSLGSLGQSGASGMASGLAGVGRAAGNAASSPLRKAVDSVKSSFADGAKAGFGASGGSSTAGSVGGAGEAAPASAQSSDTPPAWAQRMRQGGNTLHAVQTAAHAVRSGDGHGSGSSVNLSESDRL, encoded by the coding sequence ATGGGCGGCGCTGGCGTCATCGACACGTTTCTCGGCACCTTCACCCGCTATATCGACACCGGGTTCGGCCTGCTCGGCGGTGAGGTCGGCTTCATCGCGACCACGCTCATCGTCATCGACGTGACGCTCGCCGCGCTGTTCTGGTCCTGGGCCGGCGACGACGACATCATCGCCCGGCTGGTGAAGAAGACGCTGTTCGTCGGCGTCTTCGCCTATCTCATCGGCAACTGGAACAACCTGGCGAAGATCGTATTCGACAGCTTCGCCGGGTTAGGGCTGAAGGCGAGCGGCACCGGCTTCACGGCCGCCGACCTGATGCGCCCCGGCAAGGTCGCGCAAACCGGCCTCGACGCCGCCCGGCCGCTGCTCGACGCGATCTCCCCGCTGATGGGCTGGATCTCGGTGTTCGAGAATCTGATTCAGATCGTGTGCCTGCTCTTCGCCTGGGCGCTGGTCATCCTCGCCTTCTTCGTGCTCGCCATCCAGCTCTTCGTGACGCTGATCGAGTTCAAGCTCGCGACGCTCGCCGGCTTCGTGCTGATCCCCTTCGGTCTGTTCGGCAAGACCGCCTTCATGGCCGAGCGCGTGCTCGGCAACGTCATTTCCAGCGGCGTCAAGGTTCTGGTGCTGGCCGTCATCGTCGGCATCGGCTCGACGCTGTTCAGCCAGTTCACGCAAGGATTCGGCGGCCAGACACCCACCATCGACGATGCCATGGCGATCGTGCTCGCCGCGCTGTCGCTGGTCGGTCTCGGCATCTTCGGCCCTGGCATCGCATCCGGTCTCGTCTCGGGCGGCCCGCAGCTCGGCGCGGGCGCGGCGGTCGGCACCGGGCTTGCCGCTGGCGGCATGGTGATGGCGGGGGCCGGCGCGGTCGGACTTGCCGCAAGAGGGGGAGCCGCCGTGCTGTCGGGCGGGGCCGCCGCCGTGCGCGGCGGCGCGACCGCAGCGGGCGCGGCTTCCGCTGCCTACAGTCTCGGCTCGCTCGGCCAGTCCGGCGCGTCCGGTATGGCGTCCGGCCTTGCAGGCGTCGGCCGTGCGGCCGGCAACGCGGCATCCTCACCGCTTCGCAAAGCCGTCGATAGCGTCAAATCCAGCTTCGCCGATGGCGCAAAGGCCGGTTTCGGTGCGTCGGGCGGTTCCTCGACCGCCGGCAGCGTCGGCGGCGCGGGCGAAGCCGCGCCTGCATCTGCACAATCATCCGACACGCCGCCCGCATGGGCGCAGCGGATGCGTCAGGGCGGGAACACTCTCCACGCCGTCCAGACCGCCGCCCACGCCGTCCGCTCCGGCGACGGCCACGGCTCCGGTTCTTCCGTCAATCTTTCCGAAAGCGACCGCTTATGA
- the trbF gene encoding conjugal transfer protein TrbF, protein MTLFKRPAVHYGKTPEPETPYQRAAQVWDERIGSARVQAKNWRIMAFGSLALSASFAGALVYQSARGTVVPWVVQVDKLGQAQAVAPATAGFRPTDPQIAWHLGRFIEQVRSIPADPIIVRQNWLRAYDWTTDRGAAALNDYARTNDPFTKVGKQQIAVEVSSVIRASPDSFRVAWIERRYENGQLSATERWSAILTIVVQPPRDAERLKANPLGIYVNAISWSREIGQ, encoded by the coding sequence ATGACCCTCTTCAAACGACCCGCCGTGCATTACGGCAAGACCCCCGAACCCGAGACACCTTATCAGCGCGCCGCCCAGGTCTGGGACGAACGTATCGGCTCGGCCCGCGTCCAGGCGAAGAACTGGCGTATCATGGCCTTCGGCTCGCTGGCCCTCTCGGCGAGCTTCGCCGGGGCGTTGGTCTATCAGTCCGCGCGCGGGACGGTCGTTCCGTGGGTGGTGCAGGTGGACAAGCTCGGCCAAGCGCAGGCCGTGGCTCCGGCCACGGCCGGTTTCCGCCCGACCGATCCGCAGATCGCATGGCATCTCGGCCGCTTCATCGAACAGGTCAGGAGCATTCCAGCCGATCCGATCATCGTGCGGCAGAACTGGCTTCGCGCCTATGACTGGACGACCGATCGGGGTGCTGCGGCGCTCAACGACTATGCCCGCACCAACGACCCGTTCACGAAGGTCGGCAAGCAACAGATCGCCGTCGAAGTATCGAGCGTCATCCGCGCATCGCCGGACAGCTTCCGCGTCGCCTGGATCGAGCGCCGCTACGAGAACGGCCAGCTTTCCGCGACCGAACGGTGGTCCGCGATCCTGACCATCGTCGTACAGCCGCCGCGTGATGCCGAACGGCTCAAGGCCAATCCGCTCGGCATCTACGTCAACGCCATCTCATGGTCGCGGGAGATCGGCCAATGA
- the trbG gene encoding P-type conjugative transfer protein TrbG, whose amino-acid sequence MRAIPHSAAIAAAMLSATTLAGCATMEKPPAIAYDASVPPLPAIPAAVTDDRPKPVLIPPAWTVARGGTAASTPTARVENANMAARVEPRRDGYYNAIQIYPWSEGALYQVYAAPGQITDIALEPGESLTGAGPIAAGDTARWIIGDTESGSGVTRRVHILVKPSRPDITTNLVVTTDRRIYMLELRSGEKPYMPAVAWSYPPPPAGQRQSVPTTPVIPPASARNYRYALTGTGNPPWKPVAVYDDGRHVYVEFPAGIVQGEMPPLFVIGPAGEAQIANSRIYRHILIVDRLFGAAELRLGSGDRQQTVGIVRTDGRPQS is encoded by the coding sequence ATGAGAGCGATCCCCCATAGCGCCGCGATTGCCGCCGCCATGCTTTCCGCAACCACGCTCGCCGGCTGCGCGACCATGGAGAAGCCCCCGGCGATCGCCTATGACGCCAGCGTCCCGCCTTTGCCGGCGATCCCGGCAGCCGTTACCGACGACCGGCCGAAGCCCGTGCTGATCCCGCCCGCCTGGACCGTGGCGCGCGGGGGTACCGCCGCCAGCACGCCGACCGCGCGTGTCGAGAATGCCAACATGGCCGCCCGCGTCGAGCCGCGCCGCGACGGCTATTACAACGCCATCCAGATTTATCCGTGGAGCGAAGGCGCGCTCTATCAGGTCTATGCCGCGCCCGGCCAGATCACCGACATCGCGCTCGAACCGGGCGAGAGCCTGACCGGCGCGGGACCGATCGCGGCCGGCGACACCGCCCGCTGGATCATCGGCGACACGGAATCCGGCTCGGGCGTCACGCGGCGCGTCCATATCCTCGTGAAGCCGAGCCGGCCGGACATCACCACCAATCTCGTCGTCACGACCGATCGACGCATCTACATGCTCGAACTGCGATCGGGCGAGAAACCCTATATGCCGGCCGTCGCCTGGTCCTATCCGCCGCCGCCCGCCGGTCAGCGCCAGAGCGTGCCGACAACGCCCGTCATTCCGCCTGCGTCCGCGCGCAACTATCGCTACGCACTGACCGGCACCGGCAATCCGCCGTGGAAGCCCGTCGCGGTCTATGACGATGGCCGCCACGTCTATGTCGAGTTCCCGGCCGGCATCGTCCAGGGCGAGATGCCGCCGCTCTTCGTCATTGGCCCGGCTGGCGAAGCCCAGATCGCCAATAGCCGCATCTACCGACACATCCTGATCGTCGACCGCCTGTTCGGCGCGGCCGAACTGCGTCTCGGCAGCGGCGACCGCCAGCAGACCGTCGGGATCGTCCGCACGGACGGGAGACCGCAATCATGA
- a CDS encoding TrbI/VirB10 family protein, translating into MSDTETSTNAAPMRLRAAPPRVTRLSRKVLASTAAVALVGIGGALIYALQTHGTGPQSEELYSTTNRQSADGLAGLPKDYTGPVLGPPLPGDLGRPILDVQNVGKPVVAPAIATPAPGISEAEQRRRAEEEAARTSTVFFQTRGGPATTPGSNATPGMPGLDMAAQAGRATAQDKQLAFLNAAADRRTVTPDRVTPPASPFVLQAGAVIPAALITGIRSDLPGQITAQVTENVYDSPTGRILLVPQGARLVGQYDNAVQFGQRRVLLVWNRLIMPNGRSIVLERQPGADGQGYAGLEDGVDYHWWDLAKAAGLSTLLSIGSELAVDDQDRLLRAIRNGGQDTINDAGQQIVRRQLNVAPTLTIRPGFPVRVIVTRDLVLEPYRN; encoded by the coding sequence ATGAGCGACACCGAAACCAGCACCAACGCCGCGCCGATGCGGCTTCGCGCCGCGCCGCCGCGCGTCACCCGCCTGTCGCGCAAGGTGCTCGCCAGCACCGCCGCCGTGGCGCTCGTCGGCATCGGCGGGGCGCTGATCTATGCGCTCCAGACGCATGGCACCGGGCCGCAAAGCGAAGAACTCTACTCGACGACAAACCGTCAGTCCGCTGATGGCCTCGCCGGGCTGCCGAAGGACTATACCGGGCCGGTGCTCGGCCCACCGCTGCCCGGCGATCTCGGTCGTCCGATCCTCGATGTGCAGAACGTCGGCAAGCCCGTGGTCGCACCGGCCATCGCCACTCCCGCGCCCGGCATCAGCGAAGCCGAACAGCGCCGCCGTGCCGAGGAAGAAGCCGCGCGCACCAGCACCGTGTTCTTCCAGACGCGGGGCGGGCCAGCCACGACGCCCGGAAGCAATGCCACGCCGGGAATGCCGGGCCTCGACATGGCGGCGCAAGCGGGACGGGCAACGGCACAGGACAAGCAACTCGCGTTCCTCAACGCCGCCGCCGACCGCCGCACCGTGACGCCGGATCGCGTTACGCCGCCGGCATCGCCCTTCGTCCTTCAAGCCGGGGCCGTCATTCCCGCCGCGCTCATCACCGGCATCCGTTCCGATCTTCCCGGCCAAATCACCGCGCAGGTGACGGAGAACGTCTACGACAGCCCGACCGGGCGAATCCTGCTCGTGCCCCAGGGCGCGCGGCTCGTCGGCCAGTATGACAACGCCGTCCAGTTCGGCCAGCGCCGCGTCCTGCTCGTCTGGAACCGGCTCATCATGCCGAACGGCCGATCCATAGTGCTCGAACGCCAGCCCGGCGCGGACGGCCAGGGCTATGCCGGGCTGGAGGATGGCGTCGATTATCACTGGTGGGATTTGGCGAAGGCCGCCGGCCTTTCGACCCTGCTCTCGATCGGCTCCGAACTCGCCGTCGATGACCAGGACCGGCTGCTTCGCGCCATCCGCAACGGCGGGCAGGACACCATCAACGACGCCGGCCAGCAGATCGTTCGCCGTCAGCTCAACGTCGCGCCGACGTTGACCATCCGGCCGGGCTTCCCCGTCCGCGTCATCGTCACCCGCGACCTCGTGCTCGAACCCTACAGGAACTGA
- a CDS encoding DUF2274 domain-containing protein: protein MTKLKLGPIADDKPVKIAVELPATLHRDLAAYAAVLARETGQPAADPVKLIVPMLERFIATDRGFAKARRSAI, encoded by the coding sequence ATGACCAAGCTGAAACTCGGCCCGATCGCCGACGACAAGCCCGTGAAGATCGCGGTGGAGCTGCCGGCGACGCTTCACCGCGATCTCGCCGCCTATGCCGCCGTGCTGGCCCGCGAGACGGGTCAGCCTGCCGCCGATCCCGTGAAGCTCATCGTGCCGATGCTCGAACGCTTCATCGCCACAGATCGCGGTTTCGCGAAAGCGCGGCGATCGGCCATCTGA
- a CDS encoding HVO_A0114 family putative DNA-binding protein has translation MVLDLDGQMLVVDPKGGHWVKFIVTRVPASPEKPYGLDYSLTLHGPSGERLVGFDNAHPVGRGRRGEPMDHRHRLQTVKPYAWADAATLLADFWQAVDLGSEGAGRVMTTLKVGIADYEEMKARTMRIARGEEKPAPDDPKVWFTSTESFAQILSSGNRELLRVIHDQAPTSLEELSQITGRTKPSLSRTLKTMATYGLVRMEPGQGRKLVPKVLHDRVTLELPLLHRSEAKGGHA, from the coding sequence ATGGTTCTGGACCTCGACGGCCAAATGCTCGTCGTCGATCCCAAGGGCGGCCATTGGGTGAAGTTCATCGTCACCCGCGTTCCGGCGTCGCCGGAAAAGCCGTACGGCCTCGACTACTCGCTCACGCTTCATGGGCCTTCGGGCGAACGGCTGGTCGGTTTCGATAACGCCCATCCGGTCGGCCGGGGCAGGCGCGGCGAGCCTATGGATCATCGCCACCGCCTCCAGACCGTGAAGCCTTATGCCTGGGCGGACGCGGCCACGTTGCTGGCCGACTTCTGGCAGGCGGTGGACTTGGGTAGCGAAGGAGCGGGGCGTGTTATGACCACGTTGAAAGTCGGGATCGCCGACTATGAGGAAATGAAGGCCCGCACGATGCGGATCGCCAGGGGCGAGGAAAAGCCCGCACCGGACGATCCCAAGGTATGGTTCACCTCGACCGAATCCTTCGCGCAAATCCTGTCCAGCGGAAACCGCGAACTGCTGCGCGTCATCCACGACCAGGCTCCCACCTCGCTGGAGGAACTGTCGCAGATCACCGGACGGACGAAGCCCAGCCTGTCGCGCACCCTCAAGACCATGGCGACCTATGGGCTTGTCCGCATGGAGCCGGGCCAGGGCCGAAAGCTCGTGCCAAAGGTACTGCATGACCGCGTGACGCTGGAATTGCCGCTGCTGCATCGTAGCGAAGCGAAGGGAGGCCACGCATGA